The following are encoded together in the Vanrija pseudolonga chromosome 7, complete sequence genome:
- the prlL_9 gene encoding MFS transporter prlL, with product MLRDIIEAIDEKGDFVHDAEHRAAARQQVRTRERVPDFIIDPEREKALVRKMDLHMMPMLWVMLLMNYIARTNIGNAKIGGMLSDLNMSSNGYSLVLSIFYAGYLIFEVPSNMLLSRSQPRVYLPMLMVIWGGFQWCAKGITSVAGMAVFRFVLGLAEAGFYPGVMFLMSCWYKPHEGAVRMSIFYSATLVAGAFGSLLAGGIIESMDGLAGTHGWQWLFIIEGCVSVVLGVVAYFVLPNYPATTPWLTEHEKQLATRRILYAQAQEEGPSIGLAQAFKEALKDPKTWCFLLAYNFINPPCTITYFIPTLVEAMNYEGRMAQFMAVPVYLVSLVFSIIGGIIADRTRQKAAVIAAAGILSTFMFVFCAIVQNAKIKYVFLCFGGAGIWTALPVFLSWVVIMFDGREKRAIAIAWINGFGQLSSIYGAFFWPEKDAPRYATGFTITCSFTGFMVVMVIFTRWAFGDKGVWRTS from the exons ATGTTGAGAGACATTATCGAAGCCATCGACGAGAAGGGTGACTTTGTGCACGATgccgagcaccgcgccgccgcccgccagcaGGTCCGCACCCGCGAGCGTGTCCCCGACTTTATTATCGACCCAGAGCGCGAAAAGGCGCTCGTGAGGAAGATGGACTTGCACATGATGCCAATGCTTTGGGTCATGCTGCT TATGAACTATATCGCTCG TACCAATATCGGTAACGCCAAGATTGGTGGTATGTTAAGCGACCTCAACATGTCCTCCAACGGTTATTCTCTCGTTTTGTCCATTTTCTACGCCGGATACCTCATCTTCGAGGTGCCGTCCAACATGCTTCTGTCCCGATCTCAACCCCGTGTCTATCTCCCGATGCTCATGGTCAtctgg GGTGGCTTCCAGTGGTGCGCAAAGGGCATCACGTCGGTTGCAGGCATGGCCGTGTTCCGTttcgtgctcggcctcgccgaggcaggCTTCTACCCTGGTGTCATGTTCCTCATGTCGTGTTGGTacaag CCCCACGAAGGCGCCGTCCGCATGTCCATTTTCTACTCGGCCACCCTTGTCGCTGGTGCCTTTGGTAGTTTGCTCGCTGGTGGTATCATCGAGAGCATGGACGGTCTCGCCGGCACCCACGGCTGGCAGTGGCTGTTCATCATCGAGGGCTGTGTCTCAGTCGTCCTTGGTGTTGTCGCTTACTTCGTTCTGCCCA ACTACCCCGCCACCACTCCCTGGCTCACCGAGCACGAGAAGCAGCTCGCTACTCGTCGTATTCTGTATGCGCAGGCTCAGGAAGAAGGTCCCTCCATTGGTCTCGCCCAGGCGTTCAAGGAGGCTCTCAAGGACCCTAAGACTTGG TGCTTCCTCCTCGCATACAACTTCATCAACCCGCCATGCACCATCACCTACTTCATCCCCACCCTCGTCGAGGCAATGAACTACGAGGGTCGTATGGCCCAGTTCATGGCCGTCCCCGTCTacctcgtctcgctcgtCTTCTCCATTATCGGCGGTATCATTGCCGACAGAACCCGCCAAAAGGCTGCCGTCATTGCCGCGGCCGGTATCCTCTCGACCTTCATGTTCGTCTTCTGTGCCATCGTCCAGAACGCCAAGATCAAGTACGTCTTCCTGTGTTTCGGCGGTGCCGGTATCTGGACGGCCCTCCCCGTCTTCCTGTCGTGGGTCGTCATCATGTTCGACGGTCGTGAGAAGCGTGCCATCGCTATCGCTTGGATCAACGGTTTCGGACAGCTTTCGTCTATTTACGGTGCCTTCTTCTGGCCCGAGAAGGACGCGCCCCGTTACGCCACCGGCTTCACCATCACCTGTTCGTTCACCGGTTTCATGGTCGTCATGGTCATCTTCACCCGATGGGCCTTTGGCGACAAGGGTGTGTGGCGTACGTCGTAA
- the mtr_30 gene encoding N amino acid transport system protein → MTTPPIYTTSTSAGGIRLNEYPPSRRSSSHHAVSHKASSAKNAPYGDHPEVGPAKDGSHGESGGMDDDEPLFDAVFGELSAKGPNYRAVGTMGAFVLITKANLGLGVLSIPFVFMTLGIVPGVIVILVVQTMIGYCAAAIGPFKRNHPEVYGLADAGYVFGGVWAKEYLYGVFSVNLIMIISSAIVSISVALNAISVHGACTAIFVAVAAIAGCFMGSFRTLNKITWFGWVGLAFLIASVLTLTVAVGVQDRPAAAPPTGPWDKDIKVVAKPPFAAAMGAVNAVMFSYGATPTYFNIISEMRDPRGYTTAMASSIGLMTVVYLVIGNVVYHFTGQYVSSPSLGSAGPLMKKVCYGIALPALFASLTIVTHIQSKHVFVRILSTPSRQRHLVSNSWTHWLTWIGTLVGSSLIAYVIASAVPNFGSIISLIGALIVPSAAIIPYPLMWWHDNWRFRTSEERREPKRQLLFVINAIIVLVGLFITGAGTYSAVEDIIASTAAGAGPWTCADNSNSVKKAE, encoded by the exons ATGACGACCCCGCCGATCTACACCACGTCGACTTCGGCAGGCGGCATCAGGCTGAACGAGTATCcgccctcaaggcgctcgtcgtcccacCACGCCGTGTCGCACAAGGCCAGCAGCGCGAAGAATGCGCCGTATGGTGACCATCCCGAAGTTGGCCCGGCCAAGGACGGAAGCCATGGCGAGAGCGGCGGaatggacgacgacgagccgctcTTTGACGCCGTGTTCGGCGAGCTGTCGGCCAAGGGGCCAAACTACCGTGCT GTCGGCACGATGGGCGCCTTCGTGCTCATCACGAAAGCCAacctcggtctcggcgtcctctCCATCCCCTTCGTCTTCATGACCCTCGGCATCGTCCCCGGCGTGATCGTCATCCTCGTGGTGCAGACAATGATCGGGTACTGCGCGGCTGCGATCGGGCCGTTCAAGCGCAACCATCCCGAGGTGTACggtctcgccgacgcgggctACGTGTTTGGCGGTGTCTGGGCCAAGGAATACCTGTACGGGGTGTTCAGCGTCA aCCTCATCATGATCATCTCCTCCGCCATCGTGTCCATCTCAGTCGCGCTCAACGCCATCTCAGTGCACGGCGCATGCACGGCCAtcttcgtcgccgtcgccgccatcgcggGGTGTTTCATGGGCTCGTTCCGCACACTTAACAAGATCACCTGGTTCGGCTGGGTCGGCCTTGCGTTCCTCATCGCGTCGGTCTTGACGCTCACCGTTGCTGTTGGCGTGCAGGaccgcccagccgccgcgccgcccaccggccCGTGGGACAAGGACatcaaggtcgtcgccaagccgCCCTTTGCCGCGGCGATGGGcgccgtcaacgccgtcatGTTCTCGTACGGCGCCACACCCACATACTTCAACATCATCTCCGAGATGCGCGACCCCCGCGGCTACACCACGGCCATGGCGTCGTCGATCGGCCTCATGACCGTCGTCTACCTCGTCATCGGCAACGTGGTGTACCACTTCACGGGGCAGTacgtctcgtcgccctcgctcggCTCCGCCGGCCCGCTCATGAAGAAGGTCTGCTACGGCATTGCCCTGCCGGCGCTCTTCGCCTCGCTCACCATCGTCACCCAC ATCCAATCCAAGCATGTCTTTGTGCGCATCCtctcgacgccaagccgccagcgccacctcGTGTCCAACTCGTGGACTCACTGGCTCACCTGGATCGGCACActcgtcggctcgtcgcTCATCGCGTACGTTATCGCCTCGGCCGTGCCCAACTTTGGCAGCATCATCTCGCTCATCGGCGCCCTCATCGTGCCGTCCGCCGCCATCATCCCGTACCCCCTCATGTGGTGGCACGACAACTGGCGCTTCAGGAcgagcgaggagcgccgcgagcccaAGCGCCAGCTCCTGTTCGTTATCAACGCCATcattgtcctcgtcggcctcttcATCACCGGTGCCGGCACCTACTCTGCGGTCGAGGACATTATCGCATCGACTGCGGCTGGTGCTGGCCCGTGGACTTGCGCCGACAACTCAAACTCGGTGAAGAAGGCCGAGTAA
- the TCB2 gene encoding Transposable element Tcb2 transposase: MPLSPGKKGSLGAYAALFTVRAAALQFNTSPSTAQRAKVKYLRGESQLPAKRSGRPRLHTKHDVRRIKTILLTNQWLSNEKILHLLATSHPYPMSLSTLLRLRRSCGLIRARARRKPYLKPATIKARLLYAQTMRLFDWTSVMFTDEAIITTGRCHRPFVTRPKGHAFDMEYMTSTFRSGRKSCPVWAGIWDGGRTPLVRIDLSKSKGKRGGMTGQVYLDEIVKKRLLPAFKRLRTAWTRRYGRGHCPWVLEDNHKAHIGKPVRPYGLKKGMRYLPHPATSPDLNPIEHAWAKLKSMLNQLERRLQNPDELFEVAAALWLKIPQEELDNMVNSMPRRLRAVRLNRGGPTKY, translated from the coding sequence ATGCCCTTGTCACCCGGTAAAAAAGGCTCTCTCGGTGCATATGCGGCTCTATTCACTGTTAGGGCAGCAGCCCTCCAGTTCAACACCTCCCCATCCACTGCCCAGCGTGCAAAGGTCAAGTACTTGCGAGGGGAGTCGCAGTTGCCTGCCAAACGAAGCGGCAGGCCTCGCCTGCACACCAAGCACGATGTGCGACGCATCAAGACGATCCTCCTCACCAACCAGTGGCTCAGCAACGAGAAGATCCTGCACCTCCTTGCCACATCCCACCCCTACCCCATGTCCCTCTCAACTCTGCTCCGTCTCCGCCGCTCCTGCGGCCTCatacgcgctcgagctcgacgcaAGCCCTACCTAAAGCCTGCTACCATCAAGGCCCGCCTCTTATACGCCCAAACCATGCGCCTGTTTGACTGGACAAGCGTCATGTTCACAGATGAGGCAATCATCACCACAGGTCGCTGCCACCGCCCCTTTGTGACGCGCCCCAAGGGACATGCATTCGACATGGAGTACATGACTTCCACCTTTAGGTCTGGGCGCAAGTCCTGTCCAGTTTGGGCGGGCATATGGGACGGTGGAAGGACGCCGCTGGTCAGGATAGACCTCAGCAAGAGCAAGGGCAAAAGGGGCGGCATGACTGGGCAGGTGTACCTGGATGAGATCGTCAAAAAGCGGCTCTTGCCGGCGTTCAAGAGGCTCCGAACCGCTTGGACTCGTCGATATGGGCGTGGACATTGCCCCTGGGTACTAGAAGACAACCACAAGGCTCACATCGGCAAGCCAGTGCGTCCATATGGGCTCAAGAAGGGGATGAGGTACCTCCCACACCCTGCGACTTCTCCAGACCTCAACCCGATTGAACATGCATGGGCCAAGCTCAAATCCATGCTTAATCAACTTGAAAGGCGCCTCCAGAACCCCGACGAGCTGTtcgaggtcgccgctgctctgTGGCTCAAGATTCCCCAGGAGGAGTTGGACAACATGGTCAACAGCATGCCAAGAAGGCTCAGGGCAGTTCGCTTAAACCGCGGTGGCCCCACCAAATATTGA